The DNA region TCCACTTTAGGGTAGTTGTATCCTTATTGTAAATATCTGCTACTTCCTTAGAAGTAAAGTTAAGAGGAGCGTCAGAAGAAAGCATGTACGAAATGACAGCAATAACAACCAAACCTCCAATTCCTACTAAGGCCATTTTAAGGTTAGAAGGATCGATGATAACATTAATAACAGAGAAGACAAGAACAAGTCCTAGCGCTAGGAATGCCAACACATATGCAAACGAAAGGTATGGACCTGCAGCTGCAATGTTTTGTGCACTTCTATCACTTGTCCCATCCAATCCCATAAAAAACATTACCGTGAATACAATTGCTAATACGTAAGCAATGTACAGGAATGCTTTTGTAAATTTAGTTATGGTCATGGTTTAATTACTTTTTAAGGTTGTACTTAACAAGAATGTCGATTAGAGAAATAGAAGCATCTTCCATATCCATAACTAGAGAGTCAATTTTAGAAACTAGGTAGTTGTAGAATACTTGAAGAATCATAGCCACGATAAGACCAGTTACAGTTGTGATAAGAGCGATCTTGATACCACCAGCCACAAGAGTTGGGTCGATATCACCAGCTTTTTCGATGTTATCGAATGCCACGATCATACCTACTACTGTACCCAAGAATCCTAACATAGGAGCGATAGCGATGAAAAGAGAAATCCAAGTAAGACCGCTTTCCATTTGAGACATTTGAACGCCACCATAAGATACTACAGACTTTTCTACAACTTCAACACCTTCGCTAGAGCGATCTAGACCTTGGTAGAAGATAGAAGCAACAGGTCCACGAGTGTTACGGCAAACCTCCTTAGCAGCCTCAACACCACCTTGGTTAAGTGCATCTTCAATACCTTGAAGAAGCTTCTTGGTGTTGGTTGTAGCCATGTTTAAGTAAATAATTCTTTCGATTGCAATAGCCAAACCGAAAATCAAGCAAAGAAGGATTGGAGCCATGTAAAGAGGACCACCTTCAATAAACTTAGTCTTGATTTGCTGGTGTACAGCAGTTTCAGCTTCAGCAGCGGCAGGTGCTTGATCACCAGCAGCAGCAGTGTCTACTTGAGTAGTAGCTGCGGTATCGGTCTTAGCCGAGTCAGTTTGAGCAAATGCAGTAGATGCGAAAGAAAGCATCCCAATCACTGCGAACATTGCAAAAATTTTTTTCATTGTCGTTGTCGATTAGTTTTAAATAAAAGAACAATTGTGGTTAATTTTCTCTTTCGAGAGCGGAGAGAAAGGGATTCGAACCCTTGAACCACTTTTGGCGGTTACACACTT from Acetobacteroides hydrogenigenes includes:
- a CDS encoding MotA/TolQ/ExbB proton channel family protein: MKKIFAMFAVIGMLSFASTAFAQTDSAKTDTAATTQVDTAAAGDQAPAAAEAETAVHQQIKTKFIEGGPLYMAPILLCLIFGLAIAIERIIYLNMATTNTKKLLQGIEDALNQGGVEAAKEVCRNTRGPVASIFYQGLDRSSEGVEVVEKSVVSYGGVQMSQMESGLTWISLFIAIAPMLGFLGTVVGMIVAFDNIEKAGDIDPTLVAGGIKIALITTVTGLIVAMILQVFYNYLVSKIDSLVMDMEDASISLIDILVKYNLKK